AGTTTTTTCCTGTTTCTTTAGCCAATGCTATTTCATTATTTTCTTGTTCTATGGTTTTCCATCTATACTGTATTCGAATTTCTTGCAAGGCATCATAAGCTCGTTTTTGTACATGAAATCGGTCTGTGACCTGAGTAGCTTTAGGAAAGGCTTTTTTAGCAATCTTTTCCATAGTAGGTGCCATATCCAAAGTGATTTCTTCTACTAAATATCGGTCTTTACTTGGAATTTTCCTTAACACTTCTATGACTCGTTCACTTTGTGTGGTAGCTACTATGGCTACTAAACTGCCTCGTTTTCCTTTACCTGCTTTGTTGGTAATCACTGTATAGAGCTCGCCTTGAGTAAGTGCTACTTCATCAATACTTAAATGAGTTCCTATATTCTTCTTAAAAAGCAGCCATTGGTCGGCATGAGCTAATTGATCCCAAGTCAAAAAGTTACTTAAATGATTGCGATATTGTTCTTCTAATCGCTTGCCGTTAAGGTGATAGTAGGTAGATAAACTTTTACAACTTACTGGAATACTATCTAACAAGCCTCTTTAAAAAAAGAGAGAACTCTTCTGTCATTCGAGTTCCCTTTGCTACCAAATTCCAATCTCTTGAGAATACTTCTGAGGTATCAACATCTAACCATCGTCTACGTTTTACTTGTAAAAAACAAGCCTTGTTACGTACTGGAAAATCTTGAATATCTACTACTGGGTAAAATCCTTTGGAATGTAATTTACGATGAGATAACTCATCTGGTTGTATAGGTTTTTCTTCTAAAACCAAAGTAAGTTTGTTCGTTGAATCTTTTACCTCTTTAAGTTCAAAGTAATCTAAAATACCTTCGGGTAAAAAATGCTTCAGGAGCTCTTGTGTATGCATTTGAATTTTTAAACCAAAACTCTAAAAAATTAACCTACTCCACAAACTTTTTGCTTGATCCAAAGTTTTTAGTACTAGTTTTGGTTTTTCTTCCATTTTAAGCAGGTAGTTCGTACAGTAAACCAAACAATGGTACTCACCTACTTTGAGATTGGTAGACAAATCGTAGAAGAAGAGCAGCAAGGAAAAGAACGTGCAGAATTCGGAAAAGAGTTAATCAAAGGACTTTCGGAAGTTTTGACTAAGGAATTTGGCAAAGGATTTTCAATTACGAATCTTAAGCGAATGAAATCCTTTTATCTCACCTATCAAAAAGGTCATACACTGTCTGACCAATCTGAAAAAGGTCAGACAACGTCTGCCATTTTCCCATTGAGTTAGTCGCACTACATAAAACTGATGCGAATAGATGATGAAGATGAACGCAAATTCTATGAAATTGAAGCTCAAAAGAACAACTGGAGCGTAAGAGAACTAAACAGACAATACGACTCTGCCCTTTACACTCGACTTGCTTTGAGCAGAGACAAGGATAAGGTAAAAGAACTTTCTGAAAAAGGACTTG
This window of the Flavobacteriaceae bacterium genome carries:
- a CDS encoding DDE transposase; translated protein: MPVSCKSLSTYYHLNGKRLEEQYRNHLSNFLTWDQLAHADQWLLFKKNIGTHLSIDEVALTQGELYTVITNKAGKGKRGSLVAIVATTQSERVIEVLRKIPSKDRYLVEEITLDMAPTMEKIAKKAFPKATQVTDRFHVQKRAYDALQEIRIQYRWKTIEQENNEIALAKETGKNFKPNILDNGDTPKQLLARSRYLLFKAPNKWTAKQKFRAELLFERYPNLERAYKLTRELATIYQKTKDKAVAYTKLARWYDKVEKSEFSKSFGTVARSIQSHYRSILNFFDNRSTNASAESFNAKIKTFRLQFRGVRSVPFFLFRLSKIYA
- a CDS encoding transposase, translating into MQMHTQELLKHFLPEGILDYFELKEVKDSTNKLTLVLEEKPIQPDELSHRKLHSKGFYPVVDIQDFPVRNKACFLQVKRRRWLDVDTSEVFSRDWNLVAKGTRMTEEFSLFLKRLVR